The following are encoded together in the Kribbella sp. CA-293567 genome:
- a CDS encoding acyl-CoA dehydrogenase: MSHYKSNLRDIEFNLLEVLGRGEVLGQGPYADMDVDTAREVLSEIDRLAKNEIAGSFEDSDRNPPVFDPATHEVRMPEAFKKSYHAYMDAEWWKLELPPELGGQPTPPSLRWAAAEMVLGANPAVHIYAAGPNFAHVLWRNGTDRDKLIAKHMIDRGWGATMVLTEPDAGSDVGAGRTKATLQDDGSWHIEGVKRFITSGEHDMTENIVHLVLARPQGVEGAGGPGTKGLSLFIVPKYDFDLETGELTGGRNGAYVTGVEKKMGIKVSTTCELTFGENAPAKGYLLGEVHDGIAQMFQVIEYARMMVGTKAIATLSTGYLNALEYAKERVQGADLTNPAKDAPRVTITHHPDVRRSLLTQKSYSEALRALVLFTATYQDRAEQARYAGAQDAEAEAVNDLLLPLVKGYGSEKSWTLLGTESLQTFGGSGFLQDYPIEQYVRDAKIDTLYEGTTAIQGQDLFFRKIIKDQGKALGHLSEQIQAFVASEAGNGRLKEERGLLARGLEDTQKLLGVMSQALMSSNPQAENGDPRNVYKVALNTSRLLFVLGDVVCSWLMLRQAEVALEKLGGELSPADQDFYAGKLAAARWFVRSTMPTVRAERIKAELTDLDVMDLPESAF; this comes from the coding sequence GTGAGCCACTACAAGTCGAATCTTCGGGACATCGAGTTCAATCTGCTCGAGGTGCTCGGCCGCGGCGAGGTGCTCGGCCAGGGCCCGTACGCCGACATGGACGTCGACACCGCGCGTGAGGTGCTGTCGGAGATCGACCGGCTGGCGAAGAACGAGATCGCCGGTTCCTTCGAGGACTCCGACCGCAACCCGCCGGTGTTCGATCCGGCCACCCACGAGGTGCGGATGCCGGAGGCGTTCAAGAAGAGCTACCACGCCTACATGGACGCCGAGTGGTGGAAGCTCGAGCTGCCGCCGGAGCTGGGTGGCCAGCCGACGCCGCCCTCGCTGCGCTGGGCCGCCGCCGAGATGGTGCTGGGCGCCAACCCGGCCGTGCACATCTACGCCGCCGGACCGAACTTCGCGCACGTGCTGTGGCGCAACGGCACCGACCGCGACAAGCTGATCGCCAAGCACATGATCGACCGCGGCTGGGGCGCGACGATGGTGCTGACCGAGCCGGACGCCGGTTCCGACGTCGGCGCCGGGCGGACCAAGGCCACCCTGCAGGACGACGGCAGCTGGCACATCGAGGGCGTCAAGCGCTTCATCACCTCCGGTGAGCACGACATGACCGAGAACATCGTGCACCTGGTGCTGGCCCGCCCGCAGGGTGTCGAGGGCGCCGGCGGTCCCGGCACCAAGGGGCTCAGCCTGTTCATCGTGCCGAAGTACGACTTCGACCTGGAGACCGGCGAGCTGACCGGCGGCCGCAACGGCGCCTACGTCACCGGCGTCGAGAAGAAGATGGGCATCAAGGTCTCCACCACGTGCGAGCTGACCTTCGGTGAGAACGCGCCGGCCAAGGGTTACCTGCTCGGCGAGGTGCACGACGGCATCGCGCAGATGTTCCAGGTGATCGAGTACGCCCGGATGATGGTCGGCACCAAGGCGATCGCCACCCTCTCGACCGGTTACCTGAACGCGCTGGAGTACGCCAAGGAGCGGGTCCAGGGCGCCGACCTGACCAACCCGGCCAAGGACGCCCCGCGGGTCACGATCACCCACCACCCCGACGTACGGCGTTCGCTGCTCACCCAGAAGTCGTACTCCGAGGCGCTGCGCGCGCTGGTGCTGTTCACCGCGACGTACCAGGACCGGGCCGAGCAGGCGCGGTACGCCGGTGCGCAGGACGCCGAGGCTGAGGCTGTCAACGACCTGCTGCTGCCGCTGGTGAAGGGCTACGGCTCGGAGAAGTCCTGGACGTTGCTGGGCACCGAGTCGCTGCAGACCTTCGGCGGCTCGGGCTTCCTGCAGGACTACCCGATCGAGCAGTACGTCCGCGACGCCAAGATCGACACCCTGTACGAGGGCACCACCGCGATCCAGGGCCAGGACCTGTTCTTCCGCAAGATCATCAAGGACCAGGGCAAGGCGCTCGGCCACCTGTCCGAACAGATCCAGGCGTTCGTCGCCTCCGAGGCCGGCAACGGCCGGCTGAAGGAGGAGCGCGGGCTGCTGGCCAGGGGCCTCGAGGACACCCAGAAGCTGCTCGGCGTGATGAGCCAGGCCCTGATGTCGAGCAACCCGCAGGCCGAGAACGGCGACCCGCGCAACGTCTACAAGGTCGCCCTGAACACCTCCCGGCTGCTGTTCGTGCTCGGCGACGTGGTCTGCTCCTGGCTGATGCTGCGGCAGGCCGAGGTCGCGCTGGAGAAGCTCGGCGGCGAACTGTCGCCGGCCGACCAGGACTTCTACGCCGGCAAGCTGGCCGCGGCCCGGTGGTTCGTCCGCTCGACGATGCCGACCGTCCGCGCCGAGCGGATCAAGGCCGAGCTGACCGATCTCGACGTGATGGACCTGCCGGAGTCGGCCTTCTGA
- a CDS encoding histidine phosphatase family protein produces MPTTLVYETHATTLDNEQGVATGWLPGELSPEGRRQAAELGERRRDVDVVFSSDLRRAVQTVELAGLPVPHFLDWRLRECDYGVFNGTPARGLAPRRQRIDEPFPGGQSYREVVELTRSFLSDISRLYDGRTVLVVAHSANRWALQHLLAEVALEELVDAPFDWQPGWVYQL; encoded by the coding sequence ATGCCGACGACGCTGGTCTACGAGACGCACGCCACGACTCTCGACAACGAGCAAGGAGTCGCGACCGGATGGTTGCCGGGCGAGCTGTCGCCCGAGGGACGCCGCCAGGCGGCGGAGCTGGGGGAGCGGCGGCGAGACGTCGACGTCGTCTTCAGCTCGGACCTGCGGCGAGCTGTGCAGACGGTGGAGCTGGCGGGCCTGCCGGTGCCGCACTTCCTGGACTGGCGGCTGCGCGAATGCGACTACGGCGTGTTCAACGGAACGCCGGCGCGGGGACTCGCGCCACGGCGGCAGCGCATCGACGAGCCGTTCCCGGGTGGGCAGAGCTATCGGGAGGTGGTCGAGCTGACCCGCTCGTTCCTGAGCGACATCAGCCGCCTGTATGACGGGCGCACGGTGCTGGTGGTCGCGCACTCGGCCAACAGGTGGGCCTTGCAGCACCTGCTGGCCGAGGTTGCACTGGAAGAGCTGGTGGACGCCCCGTTCGACTGGCAGCCGGGGTGGGTCTACCAGCTCTAA
- a CDS encoding endo-beta-N-acetylglucosaminidase H, whose amino-acid sequence MSPANISRRTLLSGLAATGAVAATGAALPAEAAGRNCRAGKTGPITVAYIEVNDHSMLSAGKYTLAQGGAQVIDVAVIFAANINYDGTKAYLHFNENVQNVLDNVATQVRPLQQKGIKVLLSILGNHEGAGFANFPTKAAAEAFAQQLADAVNRYGLDGIDFDDEYAEYGKNGTGQPNASSFFYLVSALRRKLPNKLITLYDIGPSAARLSYNGQSIANTFNYAWNPYYGTWSVPRGPSSKSRLSPSATSYTATSSATAASFAQRTVSEGYGVFLTYNLTGANTAAYMSAFTQKLYNSATVYTP is encoded by the coding sequence ATGAGCCCAGCAAACATCAGCCGGAGAACCCTTCTGTCAGGCCTCGCGGCCACCGGCGCGGTCGCCGCGACCGGCGCGGCGCTGCCCGCCGAGGCCGCCGGCCGGAACTGCCGCGCGGGCAAGACCGGCCCGATCACCGTGGCCTATATCGAGGTGAACGACCACAGCATGCTCAGCGCCGGCAAGTACACGCTGGCGCAGGGTGGCGCGCAGGTGATCGACGTCGCGGTGATCTTCGCGGCGAACATCAACTACGACGGCACCAAGGCGTACCTGCACTTCAACGAGAACGTGCAGAACGTGCTCGACAACGTGGCCACCCAGGTCCGCCCGCTGCAGCAGAAGGGCATCAAGGTCCTGCTGTCGATCCTGGGCAACCACGAGGGCGCCGGCTTCGCCAACTTCCCGACCAAGGCCGCCGCCGAGGCGTTCGCCCAGCAGCTCGCCGACGCGGTCAACCGCTACGGCCTGGACGGGATCGACTTCGACGACGAGTACGCGGAGTACGGCAAGAACGGCACCGGCCAGCCGAACGCCAGCTCGTTCTTCTACCTGGTCTCCGCACTGCGCCGGAAGCTGCCGAACAAGCTCATCACCCTGTACGACATCGGCCCGTCGGCGGCGCGGCTGAGCTACAACGGCCAGAGCATCGCCAACACCTTCAACTACGCCTGGAACCCGTACTACGGAACGTGGAGCGTTCCGCGCGGTCCGAGCTCCAAGTCCCGGCTCTCGCCGTCGGCCACCTCCTACACCGCCACCAGTTCCGCCACCGCCGCGAGTTTCGCGCAACGCACAGTGAGCGAGGGCTACGGCGTCTTCCTCACCTACAACCTCACCGGGGCGAACACCGCCGCCTACATGTCCGCCTTCACTCAGAAGCTCTACAACAGCGCCACCGTCTACACGCCTTAG
- a CDS encoding MFS transporter, translated as MSTAVETTSRRRSLVAGAVGNFVEWYEFGAYGFFATVIAANFFSSTSTSDAESLIKTYASFALAFFFRPVGAAVFGRVGDRIGRRPTLILVLLLMTVSTTLIGLLPTYATVGAAAPWLLTLVRALQGLSAGGEFGGAVSIMTEFAPKGKRGLYGAWQSLTVALGLLVGAGLAAVLATVLSQQALTDWGWRVPFLLALPLGLVALFLRLRLDETPNFAKVQQEAAPPADKVEVVRAIALGIGRLMGWSAAGYTFLVVMPSYLQATLNATFQQALVATVLANLGFAVSIMPAGMLSDRIGRRPVMVTGAALVVVLAFPLMNLLQDQESSTAAKGIAVFVAGLVVGLMAGPGPAMLAEMFPTRARYTGLGLAYSLSNAVFSGSAGLIITELIKRTKNVDIPAYYVAVTCAVSVLALLTLRGDDHRRELRD; from the coding sequence ATGAGTACTGCGGTCGAGACCACGAGCCGCCGCCGGTCGCTGGTGGCCGGGGCGGTCGGCAACTTCGTCGAGTGGTACGAGTTCGGCGCCTACGGCTTCTTCGCGACGGTGATCGCGGCGAACTTCTTCAGCAGTACCTCGACCAGCGACGCCGAGAGCCTGATCAAGACCTACGCCTCGTTCGCGCTGGCGTTCTTCTTCCGCCCGGTCGGTGCCGCGGTGTTCGGCCGGGTCGGCGACCGGATCGGCCGGCGGCCGACGCTGATCCTCGTCCTGCTGCTGATGACGGTGTCGACCACGCTGATCGGCCTGCTGCCGACGTACGCGACGGTGGGTGCGGCCGCGCCGTGGCTGCTGACCCTGGTCCGGGCCCTGCAGGGGCTGTCGGCGGGCGGTGAGTTCGGCGGCGCGGTGTCGATCATGACCGAGTTCGCCCCGAAGGGTAAGCGCGGCCTGTACGGCGCCTGGCAGTCCCTGACCGTCGCGCTCGGCCTCCTCGTCGGCGCCGGGCTGGCAGCCGTCCTCGCGACCGTGCTGTCCCAGCAGGCGCTGACCGACTGGGGCTGGCGGGTGCCGTTCCTGCTCGCCCTCCCGCTCGGCCTGGTCGCGTTGTTCCTGCGGCTCAGGCTGGACGAGACGCCGAACTTCGCCAAGGTCCAGCAGGAGGCCGCGCCGCCCGCGGACAAGGTCGAGGTGGTCAGGGCGATCGCCCTCGGCATCGGCCGCCTGATGGGCTGGTCCGCGGCCGGCTACACCTTCCTGGTCGTGATGCCGTCGTACCTGCAGGCCACGCTGAACGCCACCTTCCAGCAGGCGCTGGTGGCCACGGTGCTGGCCAACCTGGGCTTCGCGGTCTCGATCATGCCGGCCGGGATGCTGAGCGACCGGATCGGCCGCCGCCCGGTGATGGTGACCGGCGCGGCGCTGGTCGTCGTCCTGGCGTTCCCGTTGATGAACCTGCTGCAGGACCAGGAGAGCTCGACCGCGGCCAAGGGGATCGCGGTCTTCGTGGCAGGGCTGGTGGTCGGCTTGATGGCAGGGCCGGGACCGGCCATGCTGGCCGAGATGTTCCCCACCAGAGCGCGGTACACCGGCCTCGGGCTGGCCTACTCGCTGTCGAACGCCGTCTTCTCGGGATCGGCCGGCCTGATCATCACCGAGCTGATCAAGCGGACCAAGAACGTCGACATCCCGGCGTACTACGTGGCCGTCACCTGCGCCGTCTCGGTGCTCGCCCTGCTCACGCTCCGCGGGGACGACCATCGGCGTGAGTTGCGGGACTGA
- a CDS encoding anhydro-N-acetylmuramic acid kinase — MSGTSYDAIDAAAADLRIEDGELVLTPLGLLSDTYPPALRTALANSLPPATTTLEQVCRLDTGIGQAFAAVAEQAVEQLCGGRADLIVSHGQTVYHWVEPSGPDGRSQVHGTLQLGQPAWIAEATGIAVVSDLRSRDVAAGGQGAPLVSIVDVLWLRGRPGTPVALNLGGIANITVVPASGEPVAFDTGPANALADAVVRDLTGGLSTFDAEGVMAGRGQIHPELFDRLLAEPYYARPAPKSTGKELFHLGYLAEAMTGLPQIAPDDLVATVTALTARTVADAVRAHGGTEVIAAGGGIRNPVLMHMLAEELRGVPLRSTDELGMPSAAKEAYAFAVLGFLTVNGLGGTVPSCTGARHTSVLGSITPGVGPLPVSPPPTSAPTALRLD, encoded by the coding sequence ATGTCAGGCACCTCATACGACGCGATCGACGCGGCGGCGGCCGACCTGCGGATCGAGGACGGTGAGCTCGTGCTCACTCCGCTCGGCCTGCTGAGCGACACCTATCCGCCGGCGCTGCGGACGGCGCTGGCCAATTCCTTGCCTCCAGCAACTACCACGCTGGAGCAGGTGTGCCGGCTCGACACCGGGATCGGGCAGGCCTTCGCGGCGGTGGCCGAGCAGGCGGTCGAGCAGCTCTGCGGCGGCCGGGCAGATCTGATCGTCTCGCACGGGCAGACCGTCTATCACTGGGTCGAGCCCAGCGGCCCGGACGGCCGGAGTCAGGTGCACGGCACGCTGCAGCTCGGGCAGCCCGCCTGGATCGCCGAGGCGACCGGGATCGCGGTCGTCTCCGATCTCCGCTCCCGCGACGTCGCCGCCGGCGGCCAGGGCGCGCCGCTGGTCAGCATCGTGGACGTCCTCTGGCTGCGCGGCCGCCCCGGTACGCCGGTCGCCCTCAACCTCGGCGGAATCGCCAACATCACCGTCGTGCCCGCGAGCGGGGAACCGGTCGCCTTCGACACCGGTCCGGCCAACGCGCTGGCGGACGCGGTCGTCCGTGACCTCACCGGCGGCTTGTCGACCTTCGACGCCGAGGGGGTGATGGCGGGTCGCGGGCAGATCCACCCCGAGCTGTTCGACCGGCTGCTGGCTGAGCCGTACTACGCGCGGCCGGCGCCCAAGAGCACCGGCAAGGAGCTCTTCCACCTCGGCTACCTGGCGGAGGCGATGACCGGACTGCCGCAGATCGCTCCCGACGACCTGGTCGCTACCGTCACCGCTCTGACGGCACGGACCGTTGCGGACGCAGTACGCGCCCATGGTGGGACAGAGGTCATCGCGGCCGGCGGCGGCATCCGCAACCCGGTACTGATGCACATGCTGGCTGAGGAGCTGCGCGGCGTGCCGCTGCGGAGTACTGACGAGCTGGGGATGCCTTCGGCGGCCAAGGAGGCGTACGCGTTCGCAGTACTGGGGTTTCTGACCGTCAACGGACTCGGCGGGACCGTGCCGAGTTGCACAGGGGCGAGGCACACCAGCGTGCTCGGATCGATCACGCCCGGGGTCGGGCCGCTGCCGGTGTCGCCGCCGCCCACGTCGGCGCCGACGGCTTTGCGGCTCGACTGA
- a CDS encoding AAA family ATPase has protein sequence MTRLFVVAGAPGAGKSTVIPELLRLRSQPLVVMDMDELLDDDGRLLGIEIAAPSAAPIWPAYNALWLRITELVRRSGTPMLLLSPAIPAELPEGHWLHLDCPDTVRRRRLADRGWPEQRIVKALEDAAELRKLVPQSVAGESTPEESARRILDWVNE, from the coding sequence GTGACGAGGTTGTTCGTGGTGGCCGGCGCACCGGGCGCAGGCAAGTCGACCGTGATTCCGGAGCTGCTGCGGCTGCGCTCACAGCCGCTGGTCGTGATGGACATGGACGAACTGCTCGACGACGACGGCCGGCTGCTCGGAATCGAGATCGCCGCCCCGTCGGCGGCCCCGATCTGGCCCGCGTACAACGCGCTGTGGCTGCGGATCACCGAACTCGTCCGCCGCTCCGGTACGCCGATGCTGCTGCTCTCGCCTGCAATCCCGGCCGAGCTTCCCGAAGGCCACTGGCTGCACCTCGACTGTCCTGACACCGTCCGCCGCCGGCGTCTCGCCGACCGCGGCTGGCCGGAGCAGCGGATCGTCAAAGCGCTCGAGGACGCCGCCGAACTGCGCAAGCTGGTTCCCCAGTCGGTGGCCGGTGAGAGCACACCCGAGGAGTCGGCGCGGCGGATTCTTGACTGGGTCAACGAGTGA
- a CDS encoding DNA polymerase III subunit beta family protein, with translation MTDELLTISAFARQVGLTPSALRFYDDCGLLRPASVDEQNGYRYYSPAQEARAALLRDLREIDLPLADVRVVLDEGAAAGVAVVQAHLRTVEGKADAARRATARILASLPAVPYECAVTLGGAELASAIRQVAAAAASTDEFPALACVFFELGEDEVTVVATDRYRLSVRKLQPVSFAGYPRNLLVRAAELTTLARWVGGAAEVRLETGPAGTALVVDGESRVVPVVDEEFPAYQSILEGLAPPVCRVVVDRQQLLAALTGETVALDIDSGRVTVTAVESPETPAGELPGGLPGELLGELEGIGAGAVRLGFSASLLAAALSVSVGPDVLLELCAVDRPVVVRSADQGTFTTLVMPVRLDG, from the coding sequence ATGACAGACGAGCTGCTGACGATCAGCGCCTTCGCCCGCCAGGTCGGGCTGACCCCGAGCGCGCTGCGCTTCTACGACGACTGCGGTCTGCTTCGCCCGGCCTCGGTCGACGAGCAAAACGGCTATCGCTACTACTCCCCGGCGCAGGAGGCGAGGGCGGCGCTGCTGCGCGACCTGCGGGAGATCGACCTGCCGCTGGCCGACGTACGGGTGGTGCTCGACGAAGGCGCCGCGGCCGGGGTGGCTGTGGTTCAGGCACACCTGCGGACGGTTGAGGGCAAGGCGGATGCGGCTCGACGGGCGACCGCGCGGATCCTCGCGTCCTTGCCCGCGGTGCCGTACGAGTGCGCCGTCACGCTGGGCGGCGCGGAACTCGCCAGTGCGATCCGGCAGGTGGCGGCTGCTGCGGCCTCCACTGATGAGTTCCCCGCGCTGGCTTGCGTGTTCTTCGAGCTCGGCGAGGACGAAGTGACCGTGGTGGCGACAGATCGGTACCGGCTGTCGGTGCGGAAGCTGCAGCCGGTTTCCTTCGCGGGTTATCCGCGCAATCTGCTGGTCCGTGCGGCGGAGCTGACGACGTTGGCGCGCTGGGTCGGCGGGGCCGCTGAGGTTCGGCTGGAGACAGGACCGGCCGGTACTGCGCTGGTCGTCGACGGCGAGTCCCGGGTGGTGCCGGTGGTGGACGAGGAGTTCCCGGCGTACCAGTCGATCCTGGAGGGTCTGGCCCCACCGGTCTGCCGGGTGGTCGTGGATCGGCAGCAGCTGCTGGCAGCCCTGACCGGCGAGACCGTTGCTCTCGACATCGACTCGGGACGGGTCACGGTGACGGCGGTGGAATCGCCGGAGACGCCGGCTGGGGAGCTGCCCGGTGGACTGCCCGGCGAGCTACTCGGCGAGCTGGAAGGCATCGGCGCCGGTGCCGTCCGGCTCGGCTTCTCGGCTTCGCTGCTGGCAGCGGCACTGAGCGTGAGCGTCGGCCCGGACGTACTGCTGGAGCTGTGCGCCGTGGACCGCCCGGTGGTGGTCCGCTCGGCCGACCAGGGGACCTTCACCACCCTGGTGATGCCGGTTCGCCTCGACGGGTGA
- a CDS encoding TetR/AcrR family transcriptional regulator produces MARPRLISDDTILDATRQVLAEFGPAKLTLVAVGVRVGLASPTLLQRFGSKRGLLLASAARSPQLVLLAVAAAEARYSSPLAALRDFALSSVAYHREEFGFAHWDLADEEFRAHALAHSAAVIDSCARLLAAAQRAGELKPDVDVPALARLTLVCFTGALQVWAVNGWGARTDFLSAQLDSLLSPYLTKANDASALDQPRPRGV; encoded by the coding sequence GTGGCCCGACCGCGCCTGATCAGCGACGACACGATCCTGGACGCGACCCGGCAGGTGCTGGCCGAGTTCGGCCCCGCCAAGCTCACGCTGGTTGCGGTCGGGGTCCGAGTCGGGCTCGCTTCGCCGACCCTCCTGCAGCGTTTCGGCTCCAAGCGCGGCCTGCTGCTCGCTTCGGCGGCCCGCTCCCCGCAGTTGGTGCTGCTGGCGGTCGCGGCGGCCGAGGCGCGGTACAGCTCGCCGCTGGCGGCTCTACGCGACTTCGCTCTGTCCAGCGTTGCCTACCACCGCGAGGAGTTCGGCTTCGCCCACTGGGACCTCGCGGACGAGGAGTTCCGTGCGCATGCGCTGGCACATTCGGCGGCCGTCATCGACAGCTGCGCCCGGCTGCTCGCTGCCGCTCAGCGAGCCGGCGAACTCAAGCCGGACGTCGACGTACCGGCTCTGGCGCGCTTGACTCTCGTCTGCTTCACCGGAGCCCTGCAGGTCTGGGCAGTGAACGGCTGGGGCGCCCGCACCGACTTCCTGAGCGCCCAGCTCGATTCACTGCTCTCGCCCTATCTCACGAAAGCGAACGACGCTTCGGCACTCGATCAGCCCCGGCCGCGGGGGGTGTAG
- a CDS encoding polysaccharide lyase family 8 super-sandwich domain-containing protein: MQITRRRLLSFVPAAALLTAVHPAAAATATTASEAPRLLDNLVAIFAGTPESNARPEVRAKLATLDQTARTWLAALDRAHPGELFAGLPLGTSDPNLSASYQHLYEIALATRRPGPASELQGNLAVQARVLDKLRWLHANYYGDQSKGYYGNWFTWEIGISGYVGKTLALLAAPADLVSLYVASMDAYLRNGKDGDVDLESRFHTGANLVDLTANRIIQGALLGDDARIRKALQDQFTVFATIDPYRLQHGVTDGYYADGSFIQHDSVAYTGSYGKALLTRVVQTVKTLDGTGYASGGDLVKVVQGWVEHGFAPLVFEGWMMEIVKGRAISRPATGYDDVAAVIEAIVDLAGYATAADAATLRGYVKFTARPTLNPNSFVSPVSIARFADIVADSTIRPVDLNPAASSIAFNSMDRTVHRRPGYAFALARSSERISKYEYMSGENLMPWFQGDGAYYLYLSGQNQTQAYGVDYLTTVSPYRLAGVTAPLEQRKSIPELYGTAYYNRPPEFTASSELQNKYVYFPVGTNQYSGGATLGAYGAAGWIQSDDRAYADRDQLPADFVTYRNAQSTKSWFLLDDEIVVLAAGISDQADRSVTTCIDARIAAPTDAVQVTGVLRNGRAWSSTTGTGDLNWLRYANTTAGTSVGYYFLQPSPVAVNLEQVTRSRRTIRTANPDTAVTKQVFTVTHETQRRASLAYALIPHATEAALRSYRHGRLLLLSNTPRLQAIHHPALSLTAANTFAPGRHQVLNFTIDGPASFLTQRRAGTTIIAVADPTTTRSIVTVSVLGRRLTKLTGDPGITVQHTLTGTRLTYDTHQTYGRTVTGTFRG, from the coding sequence GTGCAGATCACTCGCCGCCGCCTGCTGTCTTTCGTCCCCGCCGCCGCCCTGCTGACCGCCGTACATCCGGCCGCCGCGGCAACTGCCACCACCGCATCCGAAGCGCCACGCCTGCTCGACAACCTGGTCGCCATCTTCGCCGGTACGCCGGAGTCGAACGCGCGCCCCGAGGTCAGGGCCAAGCTCGCCACCCTCGACCAGACCGCTCGCACCTGGCTGGCCGCGCTGGACCGGGCCCACCCCGGTGAACTCTTCGCCGGCCTCCCCCTCGGCACCAGCGACCCGAACCTCAGCGCGTCGTACCAGCACCTCTACGAGATCGCGCTCGCGACCAGACGCCCTGGCCCGGCCTCCGAGTTGCAGGGCAACCTCGCGGTCCAGGCGAGAGTGCTCGACAAGCTTCGCTGGCTGCACGCGAACTACTACGGCGACCAGTCGAAGGGCTACTACGGCAACTGGTTCACCTGGGAGATCGGCATCTCGGGGTACGTCGGGAAGACGCTCGCGCTGCTGGCCGCGCCGGCCGACCTGGTCAGTCTGTACGTCGCCTCGATGGATGCCTATCTGCGCAACGGCAAGGACGGTGACGTCGATCTGGAGTCGCGGTTCCACACCGGCGCGAATCTCGTCGACCTCACCGCCAACCGGATCATCCAGGGCGCGCTGCTCGGCGACGACGCCCGGATCCGGAAGGCGTTGCAGGACCAGTTCACCGTCTTCGCGACGATCGACCCCTATCGGCTCCAGCACGGTGTCACCGACGGGTACTACGCGGACGGCTCGTTCATCCAGCACGACTCCGTCGCCTACACCGGTTCGTACGGGAAGGCGCTGCTGACCCGGGTCGTGCAGACGGTGAAGACGCTCGACGGCACCGGCTACGCGTCCGGCGGCGACCTGGTGAAGGTCGTCCAGGGCTGGGTCGAGCACGGCTTCGCGCCACTCGTCTTCGAGGGCTGGATGATGGAGATCGTCAAGGGCCGGGCGATCTCGCGGCCCGCCACCGGGTACGACGACGTCGCCGCTGTGATCGAGGCGATCGTCGATCTGGCCGGCTACGCGACCGCTGCCGACGCCGCCACCCTCCGTGGCTACGTGAAGTTCACCGCGCGACCGACGCTCAACCCGAACAGTTTCGTCTCCCCCGTCAGCATCGCCCGGTTCGCGGATATAGTTGCCGACAGCACCATTCGCCCGGTGGACCTGAACCCGGCCGCGAGTTCGATCGCCTTCAACTCGATGGACCGGACCGTGCACCGCAGGCCCGGCTACGCCTTCGCGTTGGCCCGGAGCTCCGAGCGGATCAGCAAGTACGAGTACATGAGCGGCGAGAACCTGATGCCGTGGTTCCAGGGTGACGGCGCGTACTACCTCTACCTGAGCGGCCAGAACCAGACGCAGGCGTACGGCGTGGACTACCTGACCACCGTGTCGCCGTACCGGCTTGCTGGAGTTACTGCACCTCTGGAGCAACGCAAGTCGATCCCAGAGCTCTACGGAACGGCGTACTACAACCGTCCGCCGGAGTTCACCGCGTCGTCGGAACTGCAGAACAAGTACGTCTACTTCCCCGTCGGCACCAACCAGTACTCCGGCGGCGCCACGCTGGGCGCCTACGGAGCCGCTGGCTGGATCCAGTCGGACGACCGGGCGTACGCCGACCGCGACCAGCTTCCGGCCGACTTCGTGACCTACCGCAACGCACAGTCGACCAAGTCCTGGTTCCTGCTGGACGACGAGATCGTGGTGCTCGCGGCAGGGATCAGCGACCAGGCGGACCGGTCGGTCACCACCTGCATCGACGCCAGGATCGCAGCGCCCACCGACGCAGTACAGGTGACCGGCGTACTGCGAAACGGGCGCGCGTGGTCCAGTACTACCGGCACTGGCGACCTCAACTGGCTTCGCTACGCCAACACGACAGCGGGCACCTCGGTCGGCTACTACTTCCTCCAGCCGTCCCCTGTCGCGGTCAACCTGGAGCAGGTCACCCGCAGCCGCCGTACCATCCGCACGGCCAACCCGGACACCGCCGTCACCAAGCAGGTCTTCACTGTCACCCACGAGACGCAGCGGCGCGCCTCACTCGCCTACGCCTTGATTCCCCACGCCACCGAAGCCGCCCTTCGCAGCTACCGCCACGGCCGGCTCCTGCTGCTCTCCAACACCCCACGCCTCCAGGCGATCCACCATCCGGCCTTGAGCCTGACAGCAGCCAACACTTTCGCTCCCGGCCGCCATCAGGTCCTCAACTTCACCATCGACGGCCCCGCGTCCTTCCTGACCCAACGCCGCGCCGGCACGACCATCATCGCCGTCGCGGACCCGACCACCACCCGCTCGATCGTCACCGTGAGCGTGCTGGGCCGGCGACTGACCAAGCTGACCGGAGATCCCGGCATCACCGTCCAGCACACCCTCACCGGCACCCGCCTGACCTACGACACCCACCAGACCTACGGCCGGACGGTCACCGGCACATTCCGCGGCTAG